From Sphingomonas hengshuiensis, one genomic window encodes:
- a CDS encoding glutathione S-transferase — protein sequence MVSPILYSFRRCPYAMRARLALAISGTRYELREVRLADKPAAMLLASPKGTVPVLQLASGAVIDESLDIMRRVLEVSDPENWLARDDRALIAINDGAFKRNLDRYKYPDRHDCDPLVHRQRGLDFLREIDARLAATGQLCGPDRGFADAAIMPFIRQFAATDREWFGAQPLPHLKTWLAWHLASDLFQTIMVRVPPWSP from the coding sequence ATGGTCAGCCCCATCCTCTATAGCTTTCGGCGTTGCCCGTACGCGATGCGGGCGCGTTTGGCGCTTGCTATCAGCGGCACGCGCTACGAGCTTCGCGAAGTCAGGCTGGCCGACAAACCCGCCGCGATGTTGTTGGCCTCGCCAAAGGGAACGGTTCCGGTACTTCAGTTGGCCAGTGGCGCCGTCATTGACGAAAGCCTCGACATCATGCGTCGCGTTCTTGAGGTCAGCGACCCCGAAAACTGGCTCGCCCGGGATGACAGGGCGCTGATTGCGATCAACGACGGTGCGTTCAAGCGGAATCTCGACCGATACAAATACCCGGATCGCCATGACTGCGATCCACTCGTTCACCGGCAGCGCGGGCTGGATTTTCTACGCGAGATCGATGCCCGGCTGGCTGCCACAGGCCAACTTTGCGGCCCAGATCGCGGGTTCGCGGACGCCGCCATAATGCCTTTCATCAGGCAGTTTGCAGCCACGGATCGAGAGTGGTTCGGCGCCCAGCCTCTGCCCCATCTGAAAACGTGGCTGGCGTGGCATCTGGCGTCTGACCTGTTCCAAACGATCATGGTCCGCGTACCGCCCTGGTCTCCCTAA
- a CDS encoding carboxylesterase/lipase family protein, giving the protein MKRHSLAANRRAMLKGAAFAVSGIAIPILSGEASASTASGQRRNDKHDAVTAGAGVAQADTRFGKVAGYIRDEIFAFKGLPYGDTTGGANRFMPPRPAKPWAGVRSSRSYGPVAPQDKGTGRLNDEEAFLFQWNDSYEGEDCLRVNVWTPGIADGAKRPVMVWLHGGGFAAGSGNDLPAFDGHNLAKRGDVVVVTLNHRLNLLGFLDLSAHGDAYAHSGNVGMLDIVAALEWVRDNIANFGGDPNCVTIFGQSGGGAKVSTLMGMPSAKGLFHRAIVQSGSFRLSNTQERSRKLGDLILKELGVSGNDLTRLQTIPYAELRRASETVLARENKPMGPVIDMRRMASNLGFGPVLDGDVLPASPFGPDAPEMTADVPMLIGTTLNEFASGINHPEYEAMTMAELGERLKGMFGDRAETVLATFRKRTPDISPFDLWSRIASARVRMGAVEQATSKAALNRAPAYLYWFTWQTRVLDGRPRAFHCAEIPFVFANAEICEHMTGGGPRAAALEAKVAGAWIAFARTGNPNHRGIPEWRPYAPATQPTMLLDDTCRLANHIDSEELASLG; this is encoded by the coding sequence ATGAAACGTCATTCTTTGGCGGCGAACCGTCGCGCGATGCTTAAAGGGGCTGCTTTTGCAGTCAGCGGAATAGCGATCCCGATATTGTCCGGCGAGGCCTCGGCAAGCACCGCCTCCGGGCAGCGTCGCAACGATAAGCACGACGCAGTGACTGCCGGGGCCGGTGTCGCTCAAGCCGACACGCGTTTCGGCAAGGTGGCGGGCTATATTCGCGATGAGATCTTCGCGTTCAAGGGCCTGCCCTATGGCGACACCACCGGCGGCGCCAATCGCTTCATGCCGCCGCGCCCGGCCAAGCCTTGGGCCGGGGTGCGGAGTTCGCGTAGCTACGGCCCGGTCGCGCCGCAGGACAAGGGCACCGGTCGGCTCAACGACGAGGAGGCATTCCTCTTCCAGTGGAACGACAGCTATGAGGGCGAGGACTGCCTGCGCGTAAATGTCTGGACTCCCGGAATTGCCGATGGCGCCAAGCGCCCGGTGATGGTCTGGCTCCATGGCGGCGGGTTCGCGGCGGGGTCGGGCAACGATCTGCCGGCGTTTGACGGCCATAACCTGGCCAAGCGCGGCGATGTCGTGGTGGTGACGCTCAATCACCGGCTCAATCTGCTCGGCTTCCTCGATCTCTCCGCGCATGGCGATGCCTATGCCCATTCGGGCAATGTCGGGATGCTCGACATCGTCGCCGCGCTCGAATGGGTCCGCGACAATATCGCCAATTTCGGCGGCGATCCCAATTGCGTGACGATCTTCGGCCAGTCGGGCGGCGGCGCCAAGGTCAGCACGCTGATGGGGATGCCATCGGCCAAGGGCCTGTTTCACCGCGCCATCGTCCAAAGCGGCTCATTCCGCCTCTCTAACACCCAGGAGCGCTCACGAAAGCTCGGCGATCTGATACTCAAGGAGCTTGGCGTCTCAGGCAACGATCTCACCCGGTTGCAGACGATCCCCTATGCCGAGCTGCGCCGCGCCAGCGAAACGGTGCTGGCCCGCGAGAACAAGCCGATGGGCCCGGTGATCGACATGCGGCGGATGGCGAGCAACCTCGGCTTCGGGCCGGTGCTCGACGGCGACGTGCTGCCTGCATCGCCGTTCGGGCCCGATGCCCCGGAGATGACCGCGGACGTGCCGATGCTCATCGGCACCACGCTCAACGAGTTCGCCAGCGGCATCAACCATCCCGAATATGAAGCGATGACGATGGCCGAGCTGGGCGAGCGGCTGAAGGGAATGTTCGGCGATCGTGCCGAGACCGTGCTCGCTACGTTCCGCAAGCGCACCCCGGATATCAGCCCGTTCGACCTGTGGTCGCGGATCGCCAGCGCGCGGGTGCGGATGGGGGCGGTCGAACAGGCCACGTCCAAGGCGGCGCTAAACCGGGCTCCTGCCTATCTCTACTGGTTCACCTGGCAGACCCGCGTGCTCGACGGGCGTCCGCGCGCGTTCCACTGCGCCGAGATCCCGTTCGTGTTCGCCAATGCCGAGATCTGCGAACACATGACCGGCGGCGGCCCGCGTGCCGCGGCGCTCGAAGCCAAGGTGGCGGGTGCCTGGATCGCGTTCGCCCGCACCGGCAATCCCAACCATCGCGGCATCCCTGAATGGCGGCCTTATGCGCCCGCCACCCAGCCGACCATGCTCCTCGACGACACCTGCCGCCTCGCCAATCATATCGACAGCGAGGAACTTGCCAGCCTGGGATGA
- the trbK-alt gene encoding putative entry exclusion protein TrbK-alt yields the protein MNVGLPARIGAFACLGVASAMGLLALRDEPKLASPLPPLSTDLPIDPLQAKLRSCQLAGQAAGSDPGGLAAWAENRRRFLGRRSRAEPAADDAPGKSSEPAILVNEAIANTQQEQ from the coding sequence ATGAACGTAGGGCTTCCGGCTCGCATCGGTGCATTTGCGTGTCTCGGCGTTGCGTCCGCCATGGGTCTGCTCGCCCTGCGCGACGAGCCGAAGCTGGCATCACCGCTTCCGCCGCTCTCGACCGACCTGCCCATAGACCCGCTCCAGGCAAAGCTCAGGAGCTGCCAGTTGGCCGGGCAGGCGGCGGGCTCGGACCCGGGCGGCCTCGCAGCCTGGGCCGAGAACCGCCGACGGTTCCTGGGGCGGCGATCGCGGGCCGAACCGGCGGCGGACGATGCGCCTGGCAAATCCTCCGAACCGGCAATCCTCGTGAACGAGGCCATCGCCAATACACAGCAGGAGCAGTGA
- the trbF gene encoding conjugal transfer protein TrbF, translated as MFRRSTVRYGATPEPETPYQRAGQAWDDRIGSGRVQARNWRLACFAALALLALSIAGLIGMAMRGSITPWIVQVDKMGEAQAVAPADADYHPSDPQIAYHLARFIENFRGIPADPVVLRQNWLRAYDFTTAKGALALNDYARSNDPFAQVGKFQVAVDISSVIRASDSSFRISWIERRYQDGSLAATERWSAIATIVIQTPRTPEALRKNPLGVFVSALNWSKELTQ; from the coding sequence ATGTTTCGACGATCGACCGTGCGCTACGGCGCTACCCCAGAACCCGAGACGCCCTATCAGCGGGCCGGGCAGGCCTGGGACGACCGCATCGGCTCCGGCCGCGTGCAGGCCCGCAACTGGCGCCTCGCCTGCTTCGCCGCACTCGCCCTGCTGGCACTGTCCATCGCCGGCCTGATCGGCATGGCGATGCGCGGCTCGATCACCCCCTGGATCGTCCAGGTCGATAAGATGGGCGAAGCGCAGGCCGTAGCGCCCGCCGACGCGGACTATCATCCGAGCGATCCGCAAATCGCGTATCACCTGGCGCGCTTCATCGAGAATTTCCGGGGCATTCCGGCCGACCCGGTCGTGCTGCGCCAAAACTGGCTGCGGGCCTATGACTTCACGACCGCCAAGGGTGCCCTCGCACTCAACGACTATGCCCGCAGCAACGACCCCTTCGCGCAGGTCGGCAAATTCCAGGTCGCGGTCGATATCTCCAGCGTGATCCGCGCCTCCGATAGCAGCTTCCGCATCTCGTGGATCGAACGGCGTTACCAGGACGGCAGCCTCGCCGCGACCGAGCGCTGGTCGGCGATCGCGACGATCGTGATCCAGACTCCGCGTACCCCCGAGGCGCTCCGCAAGAATCCCCTCGGCGTATTCGTCAGCGCCCTCAACTGGTCAAAGGAGCTCACGCAATGA
- the trbJ gene encoding P-type conjugative transfer protein TrbJ produces the protein MCSSSLQRYALSCGSALLIACTAAPAHAQFGGIVYDPTNYSQNVLTAARTLEQINNQIKSLQNEAESLINDAKNLASLPTSALPELQSQVRQTQQLLGNAQRIAYSVQSIDEAFTSRYRGAPMSATDKALVDNARARWEDTVAGFEDALKVQAGVVGNIEGSRDAMSRIVGSSQSASGALQAAQAGNQLLALQARQLADLTAVVAAQGRAQALEASQRAAAQDQGREQLRRFLAPGTGYRPTPAQMFHR, from the coding sequence ATGTGTTCCTCTTCGCTTCAACGCTACGCGCTTTCATGCGGCTCCGCCCTGCTGATCGCCTGCACCGCGGCGCCAGCCCACGCCCAGTTCGGCGGGATCGTCTACGACCCGACCAATTATTCGCAGAACGTGCTTACCGCGGCCCGCACGCTCGAGCAGATCAACAACCAGATCAAATCGCTTCAGAACGAAGCGGAGTCGCTGATCAACGACGCGAAGAATCTGGCGTCGCTGCCGACCTCCGCGCTGCCCGAGCTCCAGTCGCAGGTGCGGCAGACCCAGCAGTTGCTCGGAAACGCCCAGCGGATCGCCTATTCGGTCCAGTCGATCGATGAGGCCTTCACCAGCCGATACCGCGGAGCGCCCATGTCGGCGACCGACAAGGCGCTGGTCGACAATGCTCGTGCCCGCTGGGAGGACACGGTCGCCGGGTTCGAGGATGCGCTCAAGGTCCAGGCCGGCGTTGTCGGCAATATCGAGGGATCGCGCGACGCGATGAGCCGCATCGTCGGCTCCAGCCAGTCGGCATCGGGCGCTCTGCAGGCGGCCCAGGCCGGAAACCAGCTTCTCGCGCTGCAAGCCCGACAGCTGGCAGACCTGACCGCAGTGGTGGCAGCCCAGGGCCGGGCCCAGGCGCTCGAAGCCTCGCAGCGTGCAGCCGCGCAGGACCAGGGACGCGAGCAGCTGCGGCGGTTCCTCGCGCCCGGGACCGGCTACCGGCCGACCCCGGCGCAGATGTTCCACCGCTGA
- the trbE gene encoding conjugal transfer protein TrbE, whose product MMSLREYRARGSTLADFLPWAALVAPGVVLNKDGSFQRTAAIRGPDLDSATPAELVATAGRLNSALRRLGSGWAIFVEAQRVPAQDYPDNGFPDPASALVERERREQFAEEGAHFESAYYLTLQWMPPAEDAARAEGWLYEGRSRRGIDPDELLANFADRSDRLLQLLEGFLPEAHWLDDGEMLTYLHSTISTKRQRVRVPETPMYLDAILADEPLVGGLEPRLGSQHLRTLTVTGFPSATFPGLLDDLNRLAFPYRWVTRAITLDKTDATKLLGRIRRQWFAKRKSIAAILKEVMTNEASVLVDSDASNKAADADLALQELGSDMVGQAYVTATISVWDADPALAAEKLRLVEKVVQGRDFTVIAEGMNAVEAWLGSLPGHVYANVRQPPISTLNLAHMVPLSAVWAGPVADEHFEAPPLFFAQTEGSTPFRFSLHVGDVGHTLIAGPTGAGKSVLLALMAMQFRRYENAQIFAFDFGGSIRAAALAMGGDWQDLGHAQQDESAHAVRLQPLARIDDLAERSWATEWLAAIFGAEGVVLDPQGKEHLWAALNSLASAPVSERTLTGLAVLLQSQQLKQALGPYCVGGPHGQLLDAESEHLGEARVQAFETEGLVGSAAAPAVLSYLFHRIEAQLDGAPTMIIIDEGWLVLDSPAFAAQLREWLKTLRKKNASVVFATQSLADIETSAIAPAIVESCPTRIFLPNERAFEPQIAAIYRRFGLNERQIEILARAIPKRDYYCQSRRGNRLFDLGLGEVALAFTAASSRTDQRRIAELLEAHGRAGFAAAWLRARGLDWAADLLPLSAQE is encoded by the coding sequence ATGATGTCCCTCCGCGAATATCGCGCGCGCGGTTCGACGCTCGCCGACTTCCTGCCCTGGGCAGCGTTGGTCGCGCCTGGCGTCGTGCTCAACAAGGACGGCTCTTTCCAGCGCACGGCGGCGATCCGCGGTCCCGACCTGGATTCGGCGACTCCCGCCGAGCTGGTCGCGACCGCCGGACGTCTTAACAGCGCGTTGCGCCGGCTCGGCTCCGGTTGGGCCATCTTCGTCGAAGCACAGCGCGTGCCGGCGCAGGACTATCCCGACAATGGGTTCCCGGATCCGGCCTCGGCTCTGGTCGAGCGCGAGCGCCGCGAGCAGTTTGCCGAGGAAGGGGCGCATTTCGAAAGCGCCTATTATCTGACGCTGCAATGGATGCCGCCTGCCGAGGACGCCGCCCGCGCCGAAGGCTGGCTGTACGAGGGGCGGTCGCGAAGGGGTATCGATCCCGACGAGCTGCTCGCCAATTTTGCCGATCGCAGCGATCGCCTGCTGCAGCTGCTCGAGGGCTTTCTGCCCGAGGCGCATTGGCTCGATGATGGCGAGATGCTCACCTATCTCCACTCGACGATTTCCACCAAGCGCCAGCGCGTCCGCGTCCCCGAGACGCCGATGTATCTGGACGCGATCCTGGCCGATGAGCCGCTGGTCGGCGGCCTCGAGCCGCGCCTGGGCAGCCAGCACCTTCGGACCCTCACCGTCACCGGCTTTCCGAGCGCGACCTTCCCGGGACTGCTCGACGATCTCAACCGGCTGGCCTTCCCGTACCGCTGGGTCACGCGCGCGATCACGCTCGACAAGACCGACGCCACCAAGCTGCTCGGCCGCATCCGCCGCCAATGGTTCGCCAAGCGCAAGTCGATCGCAGCGATCCTAAAGGAGGTGATGACCAACGAGGCATCGGTGCTGGTCGACAGCGATGCCTCGAACAAGGCGGCGGATGCCGATCTCGCGCTGCAGGAGCTTGGCAGCGACATGGTCGGGCAGGCATACGTGACCGCGACAATCAGCGTCTGGGACGCCGACCCCGCTCTTGCCGCCGAGAAGCTGCGACTGGTCGAGAAGGTCGTGCAGGGCCGCGACTTCACGGTGATTGCCGAAGGCATGAACGCGGTCGAGGCCTGGCTCGGCAGCTTGCCCGGTCATGTCTACGCCAATGTCCGCCAGCCTCCTATCTCGACCCTAAACCTGGCGCACATGGTGCCGCTTTCTGCAGTCTGGGCGGGGCCGGTGGCCGATGAGCATTTCGAAGCGCCGCCGCTCTTCTTCGCGCAGACCGAGGGCTCGACGCCGTTCCGCTTCTCGCTACATGTCGGCGATGTCGGCCATACCCTGATTGCTGGCCCGACCGGCGCCGGCAAATCGGTGCTGCTCGCGCTGATGGCGATGCAATTTCGTCGCTACGAGAATGCGCAAATCTTCGCTTTCGATTTCGGCGGGTCGATCCGCGCCGCAGCATTGGCGATGGGTGGCGACTGGCAGGATCTCGGCCACGCGCAGCAGGACGAGAGCGCGCACGCCGTCCGGCTGCAGCCCTTGGCCAGGATCGACGACCTTGCGGAGCGCAGCTGGGCGACCGAATGGCTCGCCGCGATCTTCGGCGCGGAAGGCGTAGTGCTCGACCCGCAGGGCAAGGAGCATCTTTGGGCCGCGCTGAATTCGCTGGCATCCGCGCCGGTGTCGGAGCGGACGCTGACCGGTCTCGCAGTGCTGCTCCAATCGCAGCAGCTCAAGCAGGCGCTTGGTCCCTATTGCGTCGGGGGGCCGCATGGTCAGCTTCTCGACGCCGAGTCCGAGCATCTTGGCGAAGCGCGCGTCCAGGCCTTCGAAACCGAGGGGCTGGTCGGCAGCGCTGCGGCGCCAGCGGTGCTCTCCTACCTCTTCCACCGGATCGAAGCGCAACTCGACGGCGCCCCGACGATGATCATTATCGACGAGGGCTGGCTCGTCCTAGACAGCCCGGCGTTCGCTGCGCAGTTGCGCGAGTGGCTCAAGACGCTGCGCAAGAAGAATGCGAGCGTTGTGTTCGCGACCCAGAGCCTCGCCGATATCGAGACCTCGGCGATCGCGCCTGCGATCGTCGAGAGCTGCCCGACCCGCATCTTCCTCCCCAACGAGCGTGCGTTCGAGCCACAGATTGCCGCCATCTATCGTCGCTTCGGGCTGAACGAACGGCAAATCGAGATCCTCGCCCGGGCGATCCCCAAGCGCGACTATTATTGCCAGTCGCGTCGCGGCAACCGCTTGTTCGATCTCGGACTGGGTGAGGTCGCGCTCGCCTTCACGGCCGCCTCGTCGCGCACCGACCAGCGCCGCATCGCCGAACTTCTCGAAGCCCATGGCCGCGCCGGTTTCGCCGCCGCGTGGCTGCGCGCTCGCGGCCTCGATTGGGCCGCGGATCTCCTCCCCCTCTCTGCCCAGGAGTAA
- the trbL gene encoding P-type conjugative transfer protein TrbL — MGGTGVVDRFLEVFTSYIDSGFGLLQGEVAFLATTLIVIDVTLAALFWSFGEGDDIIARLVKKTLFVGIFAYIIGNWNMLARIVFESFAGLGLKASGTGFTTAELLQPGRVAQVGLDAGRPILDSITGLMGYISIFENFIQIVILLFAWVIVLLAFFVLAVQLFVTLIEFKLTVLCGFVLIPFGLFGKTTFMAERVLGNVVSSGIKVLVPAVIVGIGSTLFSEFTDAIGNAQPTIEDAMAIVLGALCLLGLGTFGPGIASGIVSGGPQLGAGAAAATALAAGGAIAAGAAAGGTALGATGGALAGAGRTVSTATSAYRSGAAGKSGMSGVASGLGNVGRTAASSALSPLRRTTGGSSSGSAATGGGSGDSGGSNTGPAPAPATVERDSGGVPKPQTRPGPVERDSGGAPLPQAEAGEPSPAAPEASSDAAPPALDAPRSEPPAWAKSMRRHQAIVHGASVATHTLRGGDSSGSGASISVTDKE; from the coding sequence ATGGGCGGCACAGGCGTCGTCGACCGGTTTCTCGAGGTCTTCACCTCGTATATCGATTCAGGATTCGGCCTGCTTCAGGGCGAAGTGGCGTTCCTCGCAACCACGCTGATCGTCATCGACGTGACGCTCGCGGCGTTGTTCTGGAGCTTCGGCGAAGGCGACGACATCATCGCCCGGCTGGTCAAGAAAACGCTCTTCGTCGGCATCTTTGCCTACATCATCGGCAACTGGAACATGCTCGCGCGGATAGTCTTCGAGAGCTTTGCCGGCCTTGGCCTCAAAGCCTCCGGCACGGGGTTCACGACCGCGGAGCTTCTGCAGCCCGGCCGCGTCGCCCAGGTTGGTCTCGACGCAGGGCGTCCCATCCTCGACTCGATCACCGGGCTGATGGGCTACATCAGCATTTTCGAGAACTTCATCCAGATCGTCATCCTGCTGTTCGCCTGGGTGATCGTCCTCCTCGCCTTCTTCGTGCTGGCCGTGCAGCTGTTCGTGACGCTTATCGAGTTCAAGCTGACCGTGCTGTGCGGGTTCGTGCTGATCCCGTTTGGTCTGTTCGGGAAGACCACGTTCATGGCCGAACGCGTGCTCGGCAACGTCGTCTCCTCGGGCATAAAGGTTCTGGTGCCCGCAGTGATCGTCGGCATCGGCTCGACGCTCTTCTCAGAATTCACCGACGCGATCGGCAACGCGCAGCCGACGATCGAGGACGCCATGGCGATCGTGCTGGGCGCGCTATGCCTTCTTGGCCTGGGAACATTCGGCCCCGGCATCGCCAGCGGCATCGTCTCCGGAGGCCCGCAGCTCGGCGCAGGCGCGGCGGCCGCCACCGCACTCGCCGCGGGCGGCGCGATCGCAGCCGGCGCGGCTGCCGGGGGCACCGCGCTCGGTGCTACCGGCGGTGCGCTCGCGGGTGCAGGACGAACCGTCAGCACCGCGACCAGCGCTTATCGTTCTGGAGCGGCAGGTAAGTCGGGCATGTCCGGTGTCGCATCGGGTCTTGGCAATGTCGGGCGCACCGCCGCCAGCAGCGCCCTGTCGCCGCTCCGGCGTACAACCGGCGGTTCCTCCAGTGGCTCTGCGGCAACCGGCGGCGGTTCCGGCGATAGCGGCGGCAGCAATACCGGTCCTGCACCGGCTCCGGCAACAGTCGAGCGGGACTCGGGTGGCGTTCCTAAGCCCCAGACCCGCCCCGGCCCGGTTGAGCGCGATAGCGGAGGGGCACCGCTTCCCCAGGCCGAAGCGGGAGAGCCGTCGCCCGCTGCCCCGGAGGCGTCATCGGACGCGGCGCCGCCTGCACTCGATGCCCCCCGTAGCGAACCACCCGCCTGGGCCAAGTCGATGCGCCGACACCAAGCAATCGTCCACGGCGCCAGTGTTGCCACCCACACATTGCGCGGCGGCGACAGCAGCGGGTCCGGCGCTTCCATCAGCGTGACCGACAAGGAGTGA